In Candidatus Zixiibacteriota bacterium, the following are encoded in one genomic region:
- a CDS encoding (Fe-S)-binding protein, with product MNKNRATEEERTRALKPTKKPEVMERQRLPVRYHVEDYDVADRPRRFLEAFAVILRHSNYRFALEHFIRMSAKCSRCSVQCQVYLASGDLKDIPCYRSELLLGVYRRHFTMGGMLKGRVLGDSGLTDEMIEEMAESFWNCTACRRCSIECPAGIDHGLITHLGRYILSEIGIAPRALVVSVREQLEGKTGNTSAIPVPALLDTLEFLQDDMRETKGVEIEFPLDVEGCDYVFFPAVSDYLMEADTLMGIAAVFAATGDSWTTGTGYFDGINYGLFYSDRMLERIVKKVHAEAERLKGKNILIGECGHASRSAKYFVPTYCGGEKALPVINIMEYTYGALTEGRFRLDPNIVTEKVAYHDPCNIARQGWIIDQPREILKAFCKNYVEMEPHGENNICCGGGGGTVSIDEIRPYRTTIAGKVKAEQIRGSGCKYLVAPCANCKKQLRELVEDQKIDCEVVGLHDLIYKAIILENKN from the coding sequence ATGAACAAGAACAGAGCAACTGAAGAAGAACGAACCCGGGCGCTGAAACCGACCAAGAAACCGGAGGTAATGGAGAGGCAGAGGCTGCCGGTTCGTTACCATGTGGAAGATTACGATGTCGCCGACCGTCCGCGCCGGTTCCTGGAAGCATTTGCCGTCATTCTGAGGCACTCCAATTACCGTTTTGCCCTGGAGCATTTTATCCGGATGAGCGCCAAGTGTTCCCGCTGCTCGGTGCAGTGCCAGGTATATCTGGCATCGGGCGATTTGAAAGATATTCCCTGCTACCGCTCGGAACTGCTGCTGGGGGTTTATCGTCGTCATTTCACCATGGGAGGGATGTTGAAAGGAAGAGTTCTGGGTGATTCCGGTCTGACTGATGAGATGATAGAAGAGATGGCCGAATCATTTTGGAACTGCACGGCCTGTCGGCGCTGCAGTATCGAATGTCCGGCCGGTATCGACCATGGTCTCATTACCCATCTGGGAAGGTACATCTTGAGTGAGATAGGGATTGCTCCGCGGGCGCTGGTGGTGAGCGTGAGGGAGCAGTTGGAAGGGAAGACCGGCAATACCTCCGCTATACCGGTGCCGGCTCTTCTGGATACGCTCGAGTTCCTTCAGGATGATATGCGGGAGACCAAAGGGGTGGAGATAGAATTCCCGCTCGACGTTGAGGGGTGCGATTATGTTTTCTTTCCGGCGGTCAGCGATTACCTGATGGAAGCGGACACGTTAATGGGCATTGCGGCTGTCTTTGCTGCGACGGGCGATTCCTGGACAACCGGAACCGGATATTTTGACGGCATCAATTACGGTCTTTTTTACAGCGACCGGATGCTGGAGCGGATAGTCAAGAAAGTCCATGCCGAAGCGGAAAGGCTTAAAGGGAAAAATATCCTGATAGGCGAATGCGGGCATGCTTCCCGTTCCGCCAAGTATTTTGTGCCGACCTATTGCGGTGGCGAGAAGGCGCTTCCGGTCATAAATATAATGGAATATACTTACGGCGCTCTAACAGAGGGGCGTTTCCGGCTCGACCCGAACATTGTTACCGAGAAGGTTGCCTATCATGACCCCTGCAATATTGCCCGGCAGGGATGGATAATTGACCAGCCGCGGGAAATACTGAAGGCGTTCTGCAAGAATTATGTTGAGATGGAGCCGCACGGGGAGAATAATATCTGTTGCGGCGGCGGCGGCGGTACGGTCTCCATAGATGAGATTCGACCTTATCGCACCACTATCGCGGGCAAAGTTAAAGCGGAACAGATAAGAGGTTCGGGGTGCAAGTATCTGGTCGCGCCCTGCGCCAACTGCAAAAAGCAGCTGCGGGAACTGGTCGAGGACCAGAAGATTGACTGCGAAGTGGTCGGCTTGCACGACCTGATTTATAAAGCGATAATTTTAGAGAATAAGAACTGA
- the dmeF gene encoding CDF family Co(II)/Ni(II) efflux transporter DmeF: MHTKSIEPFRHSHTFGQEIPRAGEKRTMVVIIITAVTMAVEITAGIIYGSMALLADGLHMGSHASALAITAFAYFYTRRHAADKRFNFGTGKVNSLAAFASAILLIVFALIMAIESIKRFFSPVPIEFNQAILVAIIGLAVNGFSLLILRGSGHSDSHHGSEHSHSEHHHHAHEKHHHFLKSDHNLWSAYLHILADTLTSLLAILALLAGKYFGQRWLDPFMGLVGAALVTRWSLGLLRTSGHVLLDMKVPAQVNEMIHDAIESESDARISDLHIWAVGPDIYAAEIVIFDSNPKNPQYYSSLLPQDLGIVHSTIQVEKCR, translated from the coding sequence ATGCACACTAAATCTATAGAGCCATTTCGCCACAGTCATACCTTCGGGCAGGAAATTCCCCGCGCCGGCGAAAAACGGACCATGGTCGTCATCATTATCACCGCCGTCACTATGGCGGTCGAAATCACCGCCGGTATTATCTATGGCTCTATGGCGCTTCTGGCCGATGGCCTTCATATGGGCTCCCATGCCTCCGCCCTGGCGATTACCGCTTTTGCTTATTTCTATACCCGACGGCACGCTGCCGATAAACGATTCAATTTCGGCACCGGTAAAGTCAATTCACTGGCCGCTTTTGCCAGCGCTATTCTCCTGATTGTCTTTGCCCTGATTATGGCGATAGAAAGTATCAAACGATTCTTCTCCCCGGTTCCAATCGAATTCAATCAGGCAATCCTGGTGGCAATAATAGGCTTGGCGGTCAATGGCTTCTCTCTTCTAATCCTGCGCGGGAGTGGTCATTCCGATAGTCACCACGGTTCGGAACATTCTCATTCAGAGCACCATCATCATGCCCACGAAAAACACCACCACTTTCTTAAGTCCGACCACAATCTCTGGTCGGCATATCTTCATATTCTCGCCGATACGCTAACTTCTCTTCTGGCAATCTTAGCTTTGCTGGCGGGAAAATATTTCGGTCAGCGATGGCTCGACCCCTTTATGGGGCTGGTCGGGGCCGCCCTGGTCACCCGCTGGTCGCTGGGATTGTTACGCACCTCGGGGCACGTCCTGCTCGATATGAAAGTGCCGGCGCAAGTAAATGAAATGATTCATGATGCCATCGAATCAGAATCTGACGCCCGGATTTCCGACCTGCATATCTGGGCCGTCGGCCCCGACATCTACGCCGCCGAAATCGTCATATTCGATTCAAATCCGAAAAACCCGCAGTATTATAGTTCTTTGCTCCCGCAAGACCTCGGCATTGTCCACTCGACCATTCAAGTCGAAAAATGCCGGTAA
- the nrfD gene encoding NrfD/PsrC family molybdoenzyme membrane anchor subunit, which translates to MKRVQTTKLILWLVVGFAAAVGITRFLYGLGVTTNLNDATPWGLWIGFDVMAGVALAAGGFVITAIVYIMKREEFRPIVKPAVLTAFLGYIAVIISLLFDLGLPWNIWHMLVFWNPHSPLFEVGWCVMLYTTVLLLEFSPVPLEASSRYAKIRTFLLRFRFPLVMLGIMLSTLHQSSLGSLFLIMPYKSYPLWYSDILPILFFISAVALGLMMITLESLATSHLYRRHAETELLSKLAGASVWVLSVYLLVKLSDIVIAGESNLIFNGSWESTLFIVEILMGVLGPIVIFSIPQFRQSQKWLWAGSIMVVFGMVFNRINVGGLTMMGITGDSYFPSWMEISISAGVLSAAVLLFLFAVEKFHVWETSPRHPEAEPTSRPHFDRASQVWLGAPSVAGRTKYSLAFLFSFAVAVAIIPGNDINSKGAVSVPTMAARGGDTLYIDGNRDLYGVAFKHEMHISQNGQKQSCALCHHMNIPMDKQSGCYRCHKLMYQESDAFGHQWHSSPQGGNIACVQCHEEGQERMAVSAKKCDRCHRDLLPEGARIKYERNIAPSYVDAMHRLCVDCHKEKALTLEGKEDLARCARCHETVPPEYMSPEAPVFGNKPYFNRVMMPGAESLLKADD; encoded by the coding sequence ATGAAAAGAGTGCAAACCACCAAGTTAATCCTCTGGTTAGTAGTCGGGTTTGCCGCCGCGGTCGGGATTACCCGTTTTCTTTACGGCCTGGGCGTCACTACCAATCTGAATGATGCTACGCCCTGGGGACTCTGGATCGGTTTCGATGTTATGGCTGGTGTGGCGCTTGCGGCAGGGGGATTTGTCATCACTGCCATTGTCTATATAATGAAGCGAGAAGAGTTTCGACCCATAGTCAAGCCGGCTGTCCTTACCGCCTTCCTCGGATATATAGCGGTGATTATCAGCCTTCTTTTTGACCTGGGACTCCCCTGGAATATCTGGCATATGTTAGTATTCTGGAATCCTCATTCCCCACTGTTTGAAGTCGGCTGGTGTGTGATGTTATATACGACGGTGCTCTTGCTGGAATTCAGTCCTGTCCCGCTGGAAGCGAGCAGTCGGTACGCTAAAATCCGAACCTTTCTGCTCCGATTCCGCTTTCCCCTGGTAATGCTGGGGATTATGCTCTCCACATTGCATCAGTCATCGCTGGGCTCGCTCTTTTTGATTATGCCGTACAAATCGTATCCGCTCTGGTATTCCGATATTCTTCCGATACTTTTTTTCATTTCGGCGGTGGCGCTGGGACTTATGATGATTACTCTGGAAAGCCTGGCGACCAGTCACCTGTATCGGCGGCATGCCGAGACAGAACTTCTCTCCAAGCTTGCCGGGGCCTCGGTTTGGGTGCTTTCCGTTTACCTTTTGGTGAAACTGTCGGATATTGTTATCGCGGGAGAGTCAAATCTGATTTTCAACGGCAGTTGGGAGAGTACTCTTTTTATTGTGGAGATATTGATGGGGGTTCTGGGGCCGATAGTAATCTTCTCTATCCCTCAGTTTCGGCAGAGTCAAAAGTGGCTCTGGGCAGGTTCGATTATGGTAGTCTTCGGTATGGTCTTCAATCGAATAAATGTAGGCGGCTTGACCATGATGGGGATAACCGGCGACAGCTATTTTCCATCCTGGATGGAGATATCAATCAGCGCCGGGGTGCTTTCCGCCGCGGTGCTTCTCTTTCTTTTCGCGGTGGAGAAATTCCATGTCTGGGAAACGTCGCCTCGTCATCCGGAAGCGGAACCGACCAGCCGCCCCCATTTTGACCGAGCGTCGCAGGTCTGGCTGGGGGCACCATCGGTTGCGGGAAGAACTAAATACTCCCTGGCGTTTCTTTTCAGTTTTGCCGTGGCGGTGGCGATTATTCCGGGGAATGATATTAATAGCAAAGGGGCGGTGTCGGTGCCTACCATGGCGGCGCGAGGAGGGGACACGTTGTATATCGACGGCAACCGCGACCTTTATGGAGTCGCATTCAAACATGAAATGCATATTTCGCAGAACGGGCAGAAACAGTCCTGCGCGCTTTGTCATCATATGAATATTCCGATGGATAAACAGAGCGGTTGTTATCGCTGTCATAAGTTGATGTATCAGGAATCGGATGCTTTCGGACACCAGTGGCATAGTTCTCCCCAGGGCGGCAATATTGCCTGCGTACAGTGCCATGAGGAAGGACAGGAGAGAATGGCGGTATCGGCAAAGAAGTGCGACCGTTGTCACCGGGACCTGCTTCCCGAGGGAGCCAGAATCAAATACGAGCGGAATATTGCCCCATCCTATGTCGATGCCATGCATCGCCTCTGTGTCGATTGCCATAAAGAGAAAGCCCTGACGTTAGAGGGAAAAGAAGATTTGGCGCGATGTGCCCGGTGTCATGAAACGGTGCCGCCTGAATATATGAGTCCCGAGGCGCCGGTTTTCGGAAACAAACCGTATTTCAACCGGGTGATGATGCCGGGGGCGGAAAGTTTGCTGAAAGCGGATGATTGA
- a CDS encoding DUF5674 family protein, translating to MRIVRNSIDLKDLREMSSATFGSLVKAVVDVERDLLALDSELHSDLEHILIEDGSRQPDLWGINLYPELPESEFIEFDSLINIRPWQGNRSRDVENPDIREKIVQTVARKVRR from the coding sequence ATGAGAATTGTCAGAAATTCGATCGACCTGAAAGACCTGAGAGAAATGTCTAGCGCCACTTTTGGGAGCCTGGTCAAAGCGGTTGTAGACGTTGAGCGTGACCTGTTGGCTCTTGACTCCGAGCTTCACTCTGACCTGGAGCATATCTTGATAGAGGACGGTTCCAGGCAGCCTGACCTCTGGGGAATTAATCTCTATCCTGAGCTGCCTGAGTCAGAATTCATAGAATTTGATTCTCTGATAAATATCCGACCCTGGCAGGGAAACCGGAGCCGTGATGTCGAAAATCCTGATATAAGGGAGAAAATCGTTCAAACTGTTGCCCGCAAGGTCAGGCGATGA
- a CDS encoding NifB/NifX family molybdenum-iron cluster-binding protein — MKIAVATDDRRNIASHFGRAGGFIIFTAHNGQILTEEFRPNLFTGHALGLEEHGSNHHSHAPILAALRDCAAVISHGMGRRIYNDLAEAGIEAVITEITDCEQAAALYLKGELVNHPELGCDHRHK; from the coding sequence ATGAAGATAGCCGTAGCCACTGACGACCGCAGGAATATCGCCTCTCATTTTGGACGAGCCGGCGGCTTTATCATATTCACTGCTCACAACGGTCAGATTCTGACAGAGGAATTTCGCCCCAATCTGTTCACCGGCCATGCCCTGGGATTGGAAGAACATGGCTCCAACCATCACAGTCACGCCCCGATTCTTGCCGCTTTGCGCGACTGCGCCGCGGTTATTTCGCACGGGATGGGGCGAAGAATCTACAACGACCTGGCAGAGGCCGGTATCGAGGCAGTCATCACCGAAATCACCGACTGCGAGCAGGCGGCCGCTCTTTATCTGAAAGGAGAACTGGTCAACCATCCCGAACTGGGGTGTGACCACCGGCATAAATAA
- a CDS encoding response regulator, which translates to MNNKLDKTVLLVDDEADVRAFLSVALREAGFNVEIACDGNEALEKVKRNKPDIISLDLVMPGKSGVMFHRELVRNKEWAKIPIIIVTGHARDEIGKADLKELTMSGPGIYLEKPVKPDNYIAAIKRILGMEISGAEKEAAETVELQNKLKNLVDRADPETLRRLKELLSGNEDE; encoded by the coding sequence ATGAATAATAAACTGGATAAGACAGTGCTTCTTGTTGACGATGAAGCCGATGTTCGCGCCTTTCTTTCGGTCGCCCTGCGGGAAGCCGGTTTCAATGTCGAAATCGCCTGCGATGGAAATGAGGCGTTGGAAAAAGTGAAAAGAAACAAGCCGGATATTATTTCGCTTGATTTGGTGATGCCGGGGAAATCGGGGGTTATGTTTCATCGGGAACTGGTTCGGAACAAAGAATGGGCGAAAATCCCGATTATCATTGTTACCGGTCATGCGCGGGATGAAATCGGCAAAGCCGACCTGAAAGAGCTGACCATGTCCGGTCCGGGAATTTATCTGGAGAAACCGGTCAAGCCGGATAACTATATAGCGGCTATCAAGAGAATACTGGGGATGGAGATTTCCGGAGCGGAGAAGGAAGCGGCGGAAACAGTGGAGTTACAGAACAAACTCAAGAATCTGGTGGACCGGGCTGACCCGGAAACTTTGAGGAGATTGAAAGAGCTCCTCTCGGGGAACGAGGATGAGTGA
- a CDS encoding PAS domain-containing protein — protein sequence MTPEELITEELKKSLDSRLLEIIPFNVTIIDRQYRIIRANGRFEGAFGEWRGKYCYEAYKGRREPCVNCRAMKSFDDGRERVMDEVGLDRRGHRAHYLCHIAPICREEGEVSFILGMSHDITESKDREREYDIFFERVPCYITIIDRDYKIIRANNLFKETFGNPIGEYCYKIYKRRSSRCPRCPAAKSFADHGTHSAEQVGVTRKGRTAHYVVTTSPLTRDEEEIQHVIEISTDVTEMKMLEKEMLEAERLAAVGQTVAGLAHSIKNILMGLEGGKYIVSVGLKKNQPEMISQGWEMLERNFDKTTSLVKDFLNFAKGQRPEVRMSDPRALVAEIVDLYKEVAAKAGIELKGELDRDVKPAPLDPKGIHTCLTNLVSNAIDACQLSERTDRMVSIRTFDEKGRLVFEVDDNGMGMDCEIKRKIFTTFFTTKGGGGTGLGLLTTRKIVQEHGGIIDVKSRRGKGARFRIELPRKRLQQLLDGSNAAQAENENTPVKESS from the coding sequence ATGACCCCGGAAGAATTGATTACGGAGGAACTTAAGAAGTCCCTCGACAGCCGTCTGCTGGAGATAATACCGTTCAATGTGACAATAATCGACCGGCAGTATCGGATAATTCGCGCCAACGGTCGTTTTGAAGGCGCCTTTGGCGAATGGCGCGGGAAATACTGCTATGAGGCATATAAAGGGCGCCGCGAGCCATGCGTCAATTGTCGGGCGATGAAATCTTTTGATGATGGTCGGGAGCGGGTAATGGATGAAGTGGGACTGGACCGCAGGGGTCATCGGGCGCATTATCTCTGCCATATTGCGCCGATATGTCGGGAAGAAGGGGAGGTTTCCTTTATACTGGGGATGTCGCACGATATTACCGAAAGTAAAGACCGGGAACGGGAGTATGATATATTTTTCGAGCGCGTCCCCTGTTACATAACAATTATCGACCGGGACTACAAAATCATCCGAGCCAATAATCTTTTTAAGGAGACTTTCGGCAATCCGATAGGGGAATACTGCTACAAGATATATAAGCGGCGCTCCAGCCGATGCCCCCGGTGTCCGGCGGCGAAGAGTTTTGCCGACCACGGCACCCATTCCGCCGAACAGGTCGGAGTCACCAGAAAGGGGCGGACGGCGCATTATGTCGTAACCACGTCACCGTTGACTCGCGACGAAGAGGAGATTCAGCATGTCATTGAAATCTCGACCGATGTGACTGAAATGAAGATGCTGGAAAAAGAGATGCTGGAGGCGGAACGTCTGGCGGCGGTAGGCCAGACAGTCGCGGGACTGGCGCACAGTATCAAGAATATCCTGATGGGGTTGGAAGGGGGCAAGTATATTGTCAGTGTCGGGCTCAAAAAGAACCAGCCGGAAATGATTTCACAGGGGTGGGAAATGCTGGAGCGGAATTTTGACAAGACGACGTCGCTGGTCAAGGATTTTCTCAATTTCGCCAAAGGACAGCGTCCCGAAGTCCGGATGAGCGACCCCCGGGCGCTGGTGGCGGAAATAGTTGACCTCTATAAAGAAGTCGCCGCCAAAGCCGGTATTGAGTTGAAAGGGGAACTTGACCGGGATGTCAAGCCGGCACCGCTTGACCCGAAAGGGATTCATACCTGCCTGACCAATCTGGTTTCAAATGCGATTGACGCCTGCCAGTTAAGCGAGCGTACCGACCGGATGGTCAGTATAAGAACCTTTGATGAGAAAGGGAGACTTGTTTTTGAAGTGGACGACAATGGTATGGGAATGGACTGTGAAATCAAGCGGAAGATATTCACCACCTTTTTCACTACGAAAGGGGGTGGGGGAACCGGCCTGGGGCTTTTGACGACGCGGAAAATCGTTCAGGAGCATGGGGGGATTATTGATGTGAAATCGCGAAGGGGCAAAGGAGCCCGTTTTCGCATTGAACTGCCGCGCAAGCGACTGCAGCAACTTCTGGATGGGTCGAACGCCGCTCAGGCAGAGAATGAAAATACTCCAGTAAAGGAGAGTTCATGA
- a CDS encoding response regulator yields MAKKVLIIDDEADIQTFLMTLLKEHGYETMAASDGEKGWEALKVFRPDLITLDIIMPKETGQKFYRRLVKDSEFKDIPVIILSGVTRYKELFGRDHATMPKPYAFVEKPIVPEELIALIEEALGARKKSKAAR; encoded by the coding sequence ATGGCAAAGAAAGTTCTGATAATCGACGATGAGGCGGATATTCAGACGTTTCTGATGACGCTTCTGAAGGAGCATGGGTATGAAACGATGGCGGCATCGGACGGCGAAAAAGGATGGGAGGCTCTAAAGGTTTTCCGTCCCGATTTGATAACGCTGGATATCATTATGCCGAAGGAGACCGGTCAGAAATTTTACCGGAGACTGGTCAAGGATTCCGAATTCAAAGATATCCCGGTAATCATATTGAGCGGGGTAACACGGTATAAAGAGTTGTTCGGGCGGGACCATGCCACCATGCCGAAGCCGTACGCTTTTGTCGAGAAACCGATTGTGCCGGAGGAGCTGATTGCCCTGATAGAGGAAGCGCTCGGTGCCCGAAAGAAATCCAAAGCGGCTCGGTGA
- a CDS encoding ferredoxin, which translates to MGKMTGNGEPGLGPGGFCVCPRCGFRKGHYPNLPCIEEKCSKCGAKLVREGGEHHLKITEKRLKKNEDSRSH; encoded by the coding sequence ATGGGAAAGATGACCGGGAACGGAGAGCCCGGCTTGGGACCGGGCGGGTTCTGTGTCTGTCCCAGGTGCGGATTCCGCAAGGGACATTATCCCAATCTTCCCTGTATCGAAGAAAAATGCTCCAAATGCGGCGCCAAACTCGTTCGCGAAGGCGGCGAACATCATCTGAAAATTACCGAAAAGAGGTTGAAAAAAAATGAAGATAGCCGTAGCCACTGA
- a CDS encoding sigma 54-interacting transcriptional regulator yields MEPGSSDLRFFKVILSSIADGVFTVDSERIITSFNPAAERITGIAASKAIGRRCYEVFHSDICEHGCLLERTLRTGVESIDQPVNIINSSGDTIPISISTAVLRDDDGKVLGAVETFRDLSAIEHLRKELWKNYSFEDIISKSPIIHKLFSILPDVAESESTVLIQGPSGSGKELFARAIHNLSPRKKGNYVVINCGTLPPQLFESELFGYVKGAFTDAKKDKAGKLAMAQEGTVFFDEIGELPLSTQVKLLRLLQQREYEPVGSTKAVNADIRIVAATNKDLRELVAQGKFRDDLYFRLAVVKFDLPQLTSRREDIPYLVDHFIKRNNARRGKNIVSVSPEVMNILMRYDFPGNIRELENIIEYAFVICRGSIIHPEHLPTELNGAEQPIPPVAVSDRTPLLQAIDEQSRIESALRQFKGHQGKTAAALGIERTTLWRKLKRYNIDPQKYRES; encoded by the coding sequence ATGGAGCCGGGGAGCAGCGACCTTCGCTTTTTCAAAGTGATCCTCAGTTCTATTGCCGACGGTGTCTTTACTGTCGATAGCGAAAGGATTATTACCTCATTCAATCCGGCGGCGGAGCGGATTACCGGTATAGCAGCCTCAAAAGCAATTGGCCGTCGATGTTATGAGGTTTTTCATTCCGATATATGCGAGCATGGCTGTCTTCTGGAAAGGACTCTTCGGACCGGAGTGGAATCGATCGACCAGCCGGTGAATATTATAAACAGTAGCGGCGATACCATTCCGATAAGCATTTCGACGGCGGTTCTTCGGGATGACGACGGCAAAGTACTCGGCGCCGTGGAGACTTTCCGCGACCTTTCCGCCATTGAGCATCTGCGAAAAGAACTCTGGAAGAACTACTCCTTTGAAGATATCATTTCCAAGAGCCCGATAATTCACAAACTGTTTTCGATACTTCCCGATGTCGCCGAGAGTGAGAGCACGGTTTTGATACAGGGGCCCTCCGGCTCCGGCAAGGAACTTTTCGCCCGGGCGATTCATAATCTCAGCCCGCGAAAAAAGGGCAATTATGTAGTGATAAACTGCGGGACACTTCCTCCGCAGTTATTCGAATCGGAGCTGTTTGGGTATGTTAAGGGGGCTTTCACTGATGCCAAGAAAGACAAAGCCGGCAAGCTGGCCATGGCGCAGGAAGGGACCGTTTTCTTTGATGAAATCGGGGAACTGCCACTGTCCACGCAGGTAAAGTTGCTCCGGCTTCTCCAGCAACGGGAGTATGAGCCGGTCGGCAGCACCAAAGCTGTCAATGCCGATATCAGAATTGTCGCCGCTACCAACAAAGACCTGCGGGAGCTGGTGGCGCAAGGGAAATTCCGCGATGACCTCTATTTCCGTCTGGCGGTGGTCAAATTTGACCTGCCGCAGCTGACGTCCCGACGAGAAGATATTCCTTATCTGGTTGACCATTTTATCAAGCGAAACAATGCCCGCCGCGGCAAGAATATTGTCAGTGTCAGCCCGGAGGTTATGAATATTTTGATGCGCTATGATTTTCCGGGGAATATTCGTGAATTGGAGAATATTATAGAGTATGCCTTTGTTATCTGTCGCGGCAGCATAATACACCCGGAGCATCTTCCGACCGAATTGAACGGGGCTGAGCAGCCGATTCCCCCCGTGGCGGTATCTGATAGAACACCGCTATTGCAGGCGATTGATGAGCAGAGCCGGATTGAAAGTGCGTTGCGGCAGTTCAAGGGACATCAGGGAAAGACGGCGGCGGCTCTGGGAATCGAGCGGACAACTCTCTGGCGTAAACTCAAAAGATATAATATCGACCCCCAAAAATATCGCGAATCCTGA
- a CDS encoding GIY-YIG nuclease family protein translates to MPFWTYIIQSASSGRYYCGSTNDLDRRISQHNNPNYTTTKTTKRFKGAWKLILAIPCADRAEAMSKERQIKKRGIGRFLKNSVRS, encoded by the coding sequence ATGCCCTTCTGGACATACATAATTCAGAGTGCATCGTCTGGTCGATACTACTGCGGTTCAACCAATGATTTAGACCGACGAATCAGCCAGCACAATAATCCCAACTATACCACCACGAAAACCACCAAGAGATTCAAAGGAGCTTGGAAACTGATTCTGGCGATTCCCTGCGCCGATCGAGCCGAAGCCATGTCCAAAGAACGCCAGATAAAGAAAAGAGGCATCGGCCGATTCCTGAAAAACTCAGTTCGGTCTTGA
- a CDS encoding 4Fe-4S dicluster domain-containing protein, producing MKAILTDVTKCIGCLECVSACKSANRLPMDIPRLWQKNDGLSAYNWTSILPKPLPREAGNGGQRFRYIRKQCRHCLEPACASACPVGALHQTAPGAVVYDSEKCLGCRYCMMACPYGIPRYDWESPVPYVRKCILCFERVSEGKEPACTEVCPTKATIFGEREALIREAHERIKSNPGKYIDKVFGEHEVGGTAVLYISDIDLDFLAYKSNLGSRPLPQTTAAAMKSVPVAFVGMGAFMYGLHWIIKRRTERKENPEQPEGKI from the coding sequence ATGAAAGCGATACTGACCGATGTTACCAAATGTATCGGCTGTCTGGAATGTGTCTCTGCCTGCAAGTCAGCCAATCGGCTGCCGATGGATATTCCGAGACTGTGGCAGAAAAACGACGGTCTTTCGGCGTACAATTGGACTTCGATATTGCCCAAGCCGCTTCCGCGGGAGGCCGGCAATGGGGGACAGCGATTCCGCTATATAAGGAAGCAGTGCCGTCACTGCCTTGAGCCGGCTTGCGCCTCGGCCTGCCCGGTGGGAGCGCTGCATCAGACAGCGCCGGGGGCGGTCGTTTATGACAGCGAAAAATGCCTCGGCTGTCGCTATTGCATGATGGCCTGCCCGTATGGAATCCCCCGCTACGATTGGGAGAGCCCGGTGCCGTATGTGCGGAAATGTATTCTCTGCTTTGAGAGGGTTAGCGAAGGAAAAGAGCCGGCTTGCACCGAAGTCTGTCCGACAAAGGCGACCATATTCGGGGAGCGGGAAGCGCTTATTCGGGAGGCGCATGAGCGTATCAAGAGCAATCCGGGGAAATATATCGACAAGGTCTTTGGCGAACATGAGGTCGGAGGGACCGCGGTACTCTATATCTCTGATATTGACCTCGATTTCCTGGCGTATAAATCTAACCTGGGGAGCAGACCTCTGCCGCAGACAACGGCGGCGGCGATGAAATCGGTGCCGGTGGCGTTTGTCGGGATGGGGGCATTTATGTATGGTCTGCACTGGATTATCAAACGAAGAACGGAACGGAAAGAGAATCCGGAACAACCGGAGGGGAAAATATGA